The segment CTTCGTCGCCGATGCCCCCCTGCCCCTTCTTCTTTGATTTGGGTTCTCCCTTGGTGTAATACTCGCACCAGACCAACATTAGTTCTGCATCGCTCAGTGGGAAAATAAGTTGATGATCGTGTCTGGGATGGCGCGGTGTCCAGAGGCAGATGACTTCGTCGTGTTTCGGTATAAGCAACGGCTTACCCCCCTTACCCGATTCGGCCAATGACTGCGACAAGGATGTGCTTCGCAGCAAGATACCCGCTGAAGTTACCAGAAATTCACGACGAGAATGAGCATGTGATCGCATGAAGCCCCCTGCCTGTAGAAATCATTATAAATTGAAACGGACTATTCACCCTACAGAGAGAAGTGACGTGATGCAACGAAGGTGGGTGATAAGATCGCAGCAACAAAGCCGGGATGTAGTTGACCTGGAATTAAACGGGCAGGTATCCTTAAGGGATATCCAACTCGCGATCGTTCACGATCCTCGTTCGACCTGTACTCGAAAAAACGAATTGATTTTTCCATGTCGCGACGTTCACTTTTCTATTCTATTTCCTCTCTCGTTGTCTTACTAACATCCATTCTGAGCGTCGATCTTTACGCACAGGAAGAAACAGCATTAAGGCCACATGAACGATGGATCTGGACCGAGTTGATTGCGTTCGACAATCAACAACCTGATTCAGGAGTGGGGGAGTATCTGGAAAAGACGGGATTCGCTCCGAAAGTAATCTGCCTGATGATCAGCTCGCCCGATATCATCCTGTCTCATGGGGGAATGGAAACGGAAGAGCAACTGGCGAAAGAATATACTTCGAGAGACGGGCACGACTTCAATCCAGAGCGGCAACGGCAGGACTGGACGAACTATCAACTCCGGTTCCTCATCGAACAACTTCATGAACGAAAGATTGAAGTCTATCTCAGTGTTTTCGCGAAGTACTACCGCACTCGGGAACATCGGGAATGGATCGCCGACCATCACGAAGTCCTGCATGTTCGCCAAAAGAGTGGATACGCGTGGGCTCTCAACTGCCTGGCACGTCTGGACGACGGCTCTTATTTCGAAGATTACTTTATTAAGAAGTTGGTCGAAACGCTCAATGACTACGGCTTTGATGGCTGGCATGGAGCAGATGGTTGGGGCCCTTTGTCCGGTCCGATTCATGAAGTCTCTTTTTCAGACGACATGATTGCTCAATTCGCTGAATACTCAGAGTACAATCTTCCCCAGGTGGTTACTCAGGAGTGCGTCTATGATGTTTCCAAACTGATAGCCCGTGCCGAATGGATTCTTAAAAATCGACGAGCAGAATGGAGTGAATTTTACGCCGACCGCTGGACGACGTTCTGGGGGAAAGTCGTCACAGCCTTACACGCCACTGACAAGAAGGCCGCAATCAACTCGGCATGGGGACGGGCCCCGTTTGAAGCGCTTTATCGATATGGAATCGATTATCAGAAAATAGCCGCCACGGGTGTGGATGCCATCATCGTCGAGACGGTCGCCGTCGGGCTGGCGACCGATCCACGTACGGTGGATTCGGATCGGCACGATGATTTCCTGGCGATGCTGATGTTAATGCGGGCCTGTCTACCGGAAACCAAACTCATCTTCCTGCATGGCGTTCACGATGTTGTCGAGGAGTGGGACGCGATTCATCACGCACCAATGGTTTTGGAACGGGAAATCTACTCGCTGGCGAATGTATTCCACAACCGATCTGATGGAAGTTTGGCTCCCAGCGCCGATGGTTTTTTAGTCTGCCTGGGTGATGGTCTCAAAAAGAATGAGTGGAACTGGTTGGAAGAACGATGGCAACTCGCCTTTCAAGAGCCGCCCCAAAGCACTGGAGGCGCGACGGTTGTCTGGTCGGACTCCGTCTTTCGAGCCGAACTCGAAGACTATATTAAAAATCGCACATGGAACACGCATCGCATTCTCTTTCACCTCATGCAGGCAGGTGTCACGATTCAATCGACTATTCACGTGGACGATATCGTCCAAGCCACAGGGACGTTGATTGTTCCGAATGCCCACCTGATGCCGCGGTCGGAACTGGAACGCCTCGGAGGTTACAAGAATGGCCCTCTGGTTCTCATTGGACGTCCTCCTGAAAACATCCTCAAGCTCATTTCGATTCCCGGTGCTCAATTCAAGGATCATTACAGTCCGTTAGAAATGTGGTGCGGTGTATTTCATGCCAGCCCGCAAGTTATTCCGTTTGAGAAAGGGGAAGACGAACCCCCTGTCGCGGAGATTCTGAAACAGGAACTCCCCAAAGGATATTGGAACCACCTTCCGTACCGACATGTTTCCGATGGTTTTATAGATGTGTGCGCCAAAGTCATTCAACAAATTGCGACACCGATTAAAGTGGTCGAAGAAGCGGAGTCGGTGGCGATAATGCCTGTGACTCTACAAGACGGAACTATTCGGATCGCGATCAAGAACCGGACATACGCTTATGCCCGACCATTAATTGACATGGGGCGGCCCGTCGCCTCTGCCGAAGTTCTCTCTAGTTTTCCCTCGATCACCATCAAGCCTAAAGAGAATCGGTTTTCGATCCGCGTACCCGGCAGAGGTATCACCGTCGTTGATGTTAAGTTTCAACCAGAGTGATTAGTTCGCGATTCGATTTCGGCCAACTCTAAATCGTGCTGCGTCATCTGATGTGCCAGTTCGGTAAAGCTCACCTGGGGCTGCCAACCGAGCTGCGTCTGGGCTCTGGTGATGTCCCCGCAGAGAACGGGGGCGTCGTGAGGACGAAAGAACTCCGGATCGATCTCGACATACTGTTGATAGTCGAGATCAAGGCACTGGAAAACGACATCGACGAATTCTCGAACGGAGTGCGTTTTTGTTGTCGAGATTACGAAGTCGTCTGGTTCATCCAGTTGCAGCATCAACCACATCGCTTGAACGAAGTCTCCCGCATAACCCCAGCTTCGCTCCGCATCGAGATTGCCGAGAATTAACTTCTGCTGTAAACCGAGTTTGATTCGAGTCGCCGCACGCGTGATTTTGCGAGTGACGAAACTTTCATCCCGCAGAGGGGACTCGTGATTAAACAGAATCCCATTACACGCAAACATACCATGGGCTTCGCGGTAGTTTTGCACTTGAAGATGAGCATACGCTTTTGCACAGGCGTAGGGACTGCGAGGATGGATGGGAGATTGCTCGTTTAATACAGGTCCGGCCTGGTCATCTAAGATGGCAGAAGAGGAAGCTTGAAAGAAACGGACCTGACGGGAGCACTCTATCTCATACTGGCGAACCGCTTCAAGCATACGAAGGGCTCCCATCCCAGTGATTTCGGCGGTTTCCAGTGGTTGCTGGTAAGAGAGAGGGACATGGCTCTGCGCTGCCATATGATAGACTTCACAAGGCTGAATTTGCTTCAACAGGTCGTGCAGATTTTCGGTTACCTTCAGGTCAACCCGATGCAGGAAAACTTGCTCATGTGGAAAATTCGTCGCGGCCTGCGTGAACCCATGAACGTGATAGCCCTTCTCCAGTAGAAGACGAGCTAGATACTGTCCGTCCTGGCCAGTGATACCAGTGATGAGGGCAACGGGTTCCAAAGGATCGCTTTCGTAGGGGAGAGATCTTATGATAGGAGGGCCGTGCCTGCATGAGCCATTCGATCTCTGTCGTGAGATTTTTATCGTGGGGCATGCAGGCCGAGCTGATTTATGTGATAATAACGCCCTGCTACAGCCCTGTCACGGTGCTGCGTGCAAGAGGCAGACGAAGACGAAAGTTCAAGCTGTTCTACTGGATGAATTGACTTGCCATGGTAATGAAACCGACCCCCGATTCTGAAACCCACCCTAAAACTCGCTTGTGGAGTTTTGGCGGACACACTCATACGCTAGGGCGATTTACGCTGGTGATGGGGATCGTCAATGTGACACCGGACAGTTTTTCCGACGGGGGCGAGTATGCGACGAGCGAGTCTGCGATTGCTCATGCGCTTCAACTTGTCGAAGAAGGTGCCGACATTCTCGACATCGGTGGAGAGTCGACTCGTCCTAAAGCAGCCGAAGTCACTTTGGAAGAGGAACTGGCACGGGTCATACCGGTCATTGAAGCCTTGTCCGATAAAACGAACGTTCCCATTTCTATCGACACGACCAAAGCAGAAGTGGCGCGTCAGGCAATTCAAGCGGGGGCCATTATTGTCAACGATATCTCCGGTCTACGGCTTGATCCGGAAATGATTCCATTGTGCGCAGCGCATCAGGAGGTCGGTGTCATTTGCATGCATATGCAGGGAACACCACGAACGATGCAAGAGAATCCCCACTACGAAAATGTAGTTCAGGAAATCTGTGACTTTTTCAAGGAACGCGTGGCAACGTTAAATTCGGCTGGAATTGCACCGGAGCGGATCGTACTTGATCCCGGTATCGGATTTGGAAAGTCGGCAGCCCATAACCTGGAAATCCTGAAAGGGGTCTCTGTTCTACAGCAGGCTGGACGCCCCGTGCTGATCGGCCATTCCCGGAAACGCTTTATTGGCAAATTACTGGAACGTCAGGTGAACGAACGGATATGGGGAACCGTGGGTATTTCCATCGGACTCGCCCAATTGGGAGTCGACATCTTGCGTGTTCATGACGTCCGGGCGACTGTAGATTCACTCGATGCCTGGCGCGCTGTCGCCGAGGACTAGATTTTGTCCTGAAATCCGCTCAATAGGATCTCCATGGCAGATCTTCAACAGATGATTGTGAGACGTTCTTTCTTCGGGTACGCTATAGAATCTCTCGATGAAGTAATCCCGCCATAAGGCACTTCCTGATCTGAGAAACACTCAATCAGTGACATCCCTGTTTCCTACCGCTTTTCAACGTTGAGTCTATCGACACGATGCACGCTCTTTCGTTTTCGACATTGACCACCTGTTGCCTGCTGAATCTGCTTTTCTGGTCCGCCAGTTCCGCCCTTCCCGGTGCGGAATTGATCGCAACCGAATGGAACCAACTTCGCGGTCCGAATGGACAGGGACACCCGACGCAGGAGTCGAATGTTCCTCTCGAATGGAGCGAAACGGAAAACGTCGCCTGGAAAGTTCCTGTACCAGGTCTGGGGTGGTCTTCGCCTGTGCTCTCGGATGGTAAAATCTGGTTGACGAGCGCCGTCGAAGAGGGACAGGTCCTGAAAGCGTACTCGTTCGACGTGGAATCGGGCGATTTGCTCCAGGAGATTGACGTTTTTCGCCCTGAAGAACCTGTCACCGTGAATGACCAGAACAGCCACGCCTCTCCCACGCCTGTCGTGGAACCCGGATTTGTTTACGTTCACTTCGGTACAATGGGAACGGCCTGTGTGAACAGCGACAACGGAGAGATTGTCTGGAAGCATGAGAAACTGAAATTGGAACACAAGGAAGGCCCGGGTAGCTCGCCGGTCTTGTTTGATAATCTGCTGTTGATTAATTGCGATGGCATGGACGTGCAATACGTCGTGGCCCTCGATAAACAGACGGGCGATATTGTCTGGAAGACAGAACGATCCGGTCCGTTTCGAGATCGTCCCGACTTTAAAAAAGCCTACTCCACTCCGACGGTGCATCAGGTAAACGATCGCTGGCAGGTGATCAGCACGGGGGCCGATCAGATTGAAGCGTATGACGCCTACACCGGCGAAGAAATCTGGCGGGTAATATACAACGGTTTTTCGAACGTTCCTCTGGTCCTCGTCGATGGCACTACGGCTTACGTCTGCACCGGATTTACGAAGTCGGAACTCTGGGCGATCGATCTAACGGGAGAAGGGGATGTAACCGAATCCCATGTGCGCTGGAAATTCAAACGACAGGTACCGCAGATCAGTTCGCCGATTCTGGTCGATGGTCGATTGTATTTCTGCAGTGACAAAGGCGTTGGATGCTGTATCGATGCAAGTACGGGAGAAGCAATCTGGCAGGATCGGTTGGGAGGCAATTTCTCCTCTTCACCGATATACGTAAACAGCCACCTTCTGTTCAACAATCATGAAGGCAAAACTCTCGTGGTCGCTCCCGCCGATGAACTGAACATCGTTCGAACCAATTCGCTGGATGGCATTATCAAAGCGACGCCTGCCCCCATTCCGGGTGGCTTGATCATACGAACCAATAGTCACCTCTATCGAATATCGAAGTAGTGGTCGCCCTGTCTTCCCTTAGATGACGTTTCGATAGACACAAAAAAAATCAGGGTGATGCCTCCCTTGGAACGGGAACATCACCCTGATTAATGTAAGTCGACTCGTTGTTCTTATGCGGCGATCATTCTCTCGTGAGCAGACGGTTCATTTTCCTGTTCTTGAAATGAACTGTATTTCAAGTAAGCGGAAGCGATTAAGTATCGTCGATCTGCTATTACGATCAATGGCCCGTCAGTCAGGTAGTCAATCATTGCCGGTTTAAAAGGCCAGATTACGGAAGACTCGAATAGCACAGTTGAGCATTCAAGGATGTCGGTAGTGAATCTGTTCCGTAATCTGATCAACCATTATGAACAGCGAGAACCTAAATCAGTCGTGTTTTAGTGAAACATACGACCGAAGAAGGAAGATTTGTGTCCGCATGATCCGCAGCCACAAGAAGAAGCTGGTGCACAGCAGCTGGGCTCAGGAGCACAGCAAGAAGGTGCAGCAGGAGCACAGCAGGGCTCAGGAGCACAGCAGCTTGGCTCGGGAGCACAGCAAGTTGGCTCAGGTGAGCAGCAACGGTTTTTCTTTTTGAAGCAGCTGAACAGTTTGTCGAACATGCAAGATTTTTTGGCTTTGCAGCAAGAAACTGGAGCACAGCAGGTGGGCTCAGGAGCACAGCAAGAAGGAGCTGGTGCACAGCAAACTGGTTCAGGTGCACAGCAAGAAGGAGCTGGTGCACAGCAGCTTGGCTCTGGAGCACAGCAAGAAGGTTCAACTGAAGCACAACAGCTATTGTTGTTGTGTCCGAACAAGTTGAACAGGCCAGCTTCTGCCTGAGTGCTCAAGCTACAAAGGGCCAACGCAGCGGTCAAAGTAATCCAACGCATTTTAGTAATCTCCTGAAAACGTTTTCGAGAATCTTTTAGATCTTGTAAATTTCAATCATGGCGGTCACGTGCGTGACGTCACGTATAGACACATGGCTTCGTGCAATGTGTTGATGTCATTGTTATTCGACAAGGCGTAAGATTTACTGTTACGTAAACAAGGTGATTTGCAGAGACAGCGAAAGCCAAGGGTGACTGTAACGATTGCGACGATTTTAACCCCCAAAACTGTACAACGGGGGCTTGTCTAGTTCGCGTACGAAGAATTCTGAGCTTAGCTCGGCTTCAATTATTCTGCTGCGTCCAACTGAGCATCCACGGTTCCCACTTCTTTTAGCAATGGACCGTAACCGTATTCGTTGAGCAGAACGATTGTCCCCAGATCACTGGGGTTGCGGGCGACATCATTCAGCGTGTCGATCGCGTCGTAGAGTGACTCCAGTGCAGTGTAAAGATGCTCGGAAGCGGTTTCGAGATCGTCTTCTTCTCTGGCGGCAGCCGCTGCGTGCAGTTCTTCAACGGCGGTCAGATACGTCAGAACAGCTTCGCTCCGCTTCGCGTAATAATAAAGTTCCTTGCGGCCCGCAGTTTTGACGGCGTCATGGCTACGGTAAAGCTCGATCATGTTCTGAGTGAAATGTTCTTTGATCTCTTCCCAGTTCTCGGGGAGAGGTTTTTCAGCGTTGTAATGCTTCATTAACATTTTATCTCCTTCATACGGAGAGACAAAATGAATATCAGCATCGTCCAGCATGCGAGACCCCGCTTCCATATTCTCGAAAGCGAGCCACATACGACCAGTGGCAGACTCGTCCCGGGTGATCGTCTCGAAGTATTGATCGTGGGCCTGCCGGGGAGTGATAGAACTGTTGAAGGTGACACGGGAAAGAAAATGGAGTGTCGGATCCTGTTCGGCCGGTGTCCAGAAGTGAACCGAGACCCCCTCCCATTCGTTCGTCTGTAGTTGTTGAATCCGCTCCGCCAACCACTGGGTTGTCGATTGAGCCATGACGCTGAGATTTTGATTGTGCAAGTAACAATCGAGAACAGCGGGAACCAGTTGTGCCGGAACCTGATCAAACTGGTGAACGCCGTGCCCCGCCGTGACACTGACAGCCAGGGAAGAATTTTCACCGGGAAGAATTTCTGGTAGGTAAGGGTAAAGCACGGGAGTGACGTCGCTGAACTGAAGCTGGGGCAGTTCTTTTCTTTCGGCCAGGGCACCACTACGAAACAATCGGTTGTAGAAAGCGAGTGACGCAATGCATCGGCTGGCGGCCGTCTGCCCTGAATCTCTTAAAGCGGAGATGGAATTGCTTTTCGATTTTTCGAGGACATCTTCTAATGTTGATTCCTTTAACTTGGATGAATAAGACTGCAACTGAGCAAAGCCTTCTTCGACTTCTTCATCAGTTGCCGAACCTTGGAAAAGCGAGATGCTCATTTCATCCAGTTCAGGATAGGTATCCAACCATGCTTCAATCTGAGTTTTTGCCAGTTGTTCAAATTTAGGACCGCTGTATGGATTGTTGGCACCAAGATGCAAATTGTGGTGGTCCGTCCGCACAAAACTGGAAGGCAATACCTGTTTGAATTCGGGCGTGAACGCGAGAGGATCGAGGCTGACGCCGACGGTCATTCCCTGATCGTGTGCCGACTTTAAAATCGATTGAATATATCGTTTTCCTGCCTCGTTACGCTCTTTGTAAGTTTCCATTCCGGCGAAATCGGAGTTCTCGAACTGATCCTGACCACCGAAAGCAGTACTTCCGGGATAGTCGGGATTGATGAGGAATTGCTTACCGTAGTGCATGACCCCGGTCTCTTTAGCGACCCCATCCAGTTCATAGTGAATAAAAGGGTGCCAGGGAGACACATTCAGATCGATGTGATTAAACTTCAGTTTCCCAAGTTGTTTGATCAGCAGGTCACATTCTGCGGCGTTCCAGGATTCAAAGCTGTTCGGAAATTGATCGACTAACCGAAATGTTCTTTTCTTCAGATTCGGTTCAAGGGTGATATCATACCCGCTCAGTTTGAGTTCTCTGGGCGTCGCCGGATAGACGTCGGACTGCATTAAGTAACGAATACCATTCTGATATCCGAATTCATATACGGCCCACAATGTCGCCACAGGACTGCCACCGGCAATCGTCAAACCTGTGTTGCTATCTTGTTCGAGACTTTTCAAGGCATGCCCTTGAGGACTTAGTTTGGGCAGAGAATAATCGGAGTCCGTTCCAAACAGCGACTTATTCGTTGCAGATCCCAAAATAATGAACGGTTCTGTATCACTACTGAGTACCTCTTCCTGTGTGACTTCGACGTTGAAGAGTTCCTTGAGTTGCGATTCCAATTCCATCGCGGCCATTTTTTCCATCGGTTTCGTCGCTTCGGTGCCAGTCACCAGATGGACGGTTACCTTTTCGGTCGCCCCTTTTTCTACAGCATAGAGCGATCCCGGAATCAGAAGTACCAGCAACATGGCAACAAAACGGCGAGAAAGAAGGGTCATCGTGCGATCCTGATATTGTAGGTCGATGCTGTTGGTCTTTGAGAAAGACTGGGAAGAAAACTCTAACGAACTCTATTTCGCAGCCTCGTTGGAGAAGCAGTAGAGTTTAGTCAGCGTGCGAACGTAGATACGATTGTTCGCGATGGCGGGGGTAGAGATACAGCTTTCTCCCATGAAGTTTTTGGCGAGAACCTTTCCTTTTTTGCTGTCCTGATCAATCACGACCAGATATCCATTTTCACCCTGCACATAAATTTTGCCGTCCCCTGCGATGGGGGAGGCGTAATAGTTACCGAAGTTGCGGAGTCGCATTCGCTTCCAGACGGGCTCGCCTTTTTCAATCTCGAACGACGCGGCGATGCCTCCTTTTTTCACCAGGAAGATCATGTCCTCAATCACCAGCGGTGAAGCGATGTTGGAAGGAGAGCTATCGTCCAGGTTCCAGATGAGATGCGTATCCGTAACATTCCCCTCACCACCCACTTTAATTTTCTGAATGATATTACCCCCACCGACCCTATTTTCCGCAGCTTGAAAAGCGTCATCGATTTCGTCGTCGACAAGAAATCCATCCTTATCCTTATCTCCTTTATCGAACTTTTCCCAGAAGGCTTCTTCGAGTTCTGATTTTTCGAGTTTCTCATCCTGGTTCGTATCTTTCCACTGCAACAAGGCATACTTCAGGACTCGATTTGTATCGCCATAACTTTGCACAGAGACATAGACATGCTCGTCCTTAACCACCGGTGTCGTCATGATGGTTCGCAGAAGTGAGTTACAAGTCCATAGCTCTTTGCCATCGGTGATGTCATACCCTTTGAGTTTTCCTGAACCGGCAACAATAACTTCCGTACGACCGTTGGTTTCGCAAATGACGGGTACGGAATAACCACCTAGCATCTCGGGGCGTTCGGTCCTCCAGACTGGCGAACCCGTGTTTTTATCAACCGCCATCAGGAAGGGAGCTAAGTCGTCATCCTGATTGAAGATCACCAAGTCACCATGAACGATGGGGGAATGGGCTGCTCCCCAACCCATCAGGTAATAAGGCATTTGAATTGGAAGCTGCCAGGAATCTTCCCCACTATCAGCATTCAGCGCGAACATGCCAAGCGTACTGAAATAGACATAGACGCGTTCACCATCACAAACAGGGGTGGAAGAGGCCGGTTTATTCGGTGCCATGATGGGAGGCAATTCGCCTGTTTCAAAATCGCGTCGCCAGATTTCAGCACCAGTAGTCGCGTCGAAACAGAATACGCTGAAGATTTCTTCGTCCGTCATCGCCGTCGTGTACGCCAGATTGTTCACGATGATTGGGCAGGCGATCCCTTCTCCCACTTCTGCAGACCAGAGAACTTTATCGTCAATAGAAAATTCAACCGGCAGGTCGGTACTTTCCGTCGAGACACCAGAAGCGTTATGGCCACGGAACTGCGCCCAGTCTTCTGCCTGAGAAGACGCGGTGAACAGAATTGGGAAAATGAGAGCGAGAGCCAGAGAACCTGGGCGGGACATGCAGCACCTCCGGGCGAATGGTTGGATGGATTGAGCGCCGGACAAAATAATCGTTCTGGACAGAACGGGCTCATTCCACGATACCCAGTCTCACAACTCAAGACAATCACCAGACCGGTTATGCATCATTTTCGTACGTGAACCGGAAAGCTGCTTTTTTCAGCCTTTGGCCGCGATTCGGGCAGCAGTTAGCGTATTGTCCAGAAGCATGGCGATCGTCATTGGACCAACGCCACCCGGTACGGGAGTGATTGATGAAGCGATGGGGGCGACCTGATCGAAATCAACATCGCCGACTAATTTGCCATCGACGCTGTTAATTCCGACATCCATTACGACGGCTCCCGGTTTAACCATCTCCGCCGTCACAAAGTTCGGTTTGCCAATCGCGGCAACAAGAATGTCTGCCTGCCGAGTGACTTCCTTCAGGTTGGCCGTGCGACTGTGACAGATCGTGACCGTCGCATTCGCCACGGGTCCTTTCTGAACGAGTAGCATCGCCATGGGCTTTCCGACGATTTCACTCCGTCCCAGCACCACCGCATGTTTACCAGAGACATCGATTCCCGACTTCTCCAGCAGGACCTGCACGCCTCGAGGAGTACAGGGTTGAAAGCGAGGGCGTCCCTGAGCAAGTAATCCCACATTTTCCGGATGAAAACAATCAACATCTTTGAGCGGTGTGACCGCGTCCAAAACTCTTTGTTCCTCAATGTGGCCCGGTAACGGTAATTGCACAAGGATACCGTGTACCGAAGAATCGTCGTTGAATTGTTCGATCATCTCCAGCAGTTCCGCCTCTGTCGTTTCGGAAGGCAGTTTGTGGAGGGTACTTTTCATACCGGCTTTCGCGCAGGCACGCTCTTTATTACGAACATACACAGCGCTGGCCGGGTCTTCACCAACAAGAATGGCGGCGAGGTGCGGCGTAATGCCGGTCTCGTTATGGAACAGGGCCACTTCTTTAGCCAGTAGTTCTCTCGTTTCCGCTGCGATCTTTTTACCGTCGATGATTTGTGCCGTCACTGAATCGATTCCTGACTTTGTCGTATTGCGTGGAACTCACCATAAGTATCGAGATTCGATTTTAATCAATTTTGATAGACTCTGCATGGGGCCTGTTGGGCTTCGATATCAAAAGTGCGAAAAGCGATCAAAAATCTCCGGACCAATAAATCGCTGTGTCAGCCAGATACACCCAGCCGTATACAATGCAGCCAGAACATCATCCAGCATAATTCCGAAGGGGTCCTTACGTCGGTCGGCCCAGGAGACGGGCCACGGTTTTTTGACGTCGAACAAACGAAAGAAAACAAAACCGGTCACGATGTTCAACCGGTCCAGATCAAGAGGACCGAATAGCAGCAGCATAGCGGCAATTTCATCGATGACGATTTCGCCAGGGTCTTCTTTGCCCAGAAGTTGCTCGCAGCGGCGGCAGATTGGGATCCCTATGAGAAAGTAGAAAGTGGCCACCGCGTAATAGATCGAAAGCGAATAGCTTCCCTCGCCCACAGCCAGTTTGAGCAGCCAGATCAGCGGGAACGCGGCAAGCGTTCCAAAGGTGCCGGGAGCAACCCAGACTTGGCCGGAACCGAATCCTCGTCCGAACCAGAGGACCAGTTTGTCACTCCAGAGAAGTGGCGGAGGGTTTAATGGAGAGCCGCTCATAAACATCGTGATCCGGAATTGCGGTCATGTTTGTACAGATAACCCCGCCAATACTAAGCCCCTGAACCTGAGGTTGAGAGGGTAGCGGGCATCCATGCTCCTCTTTTTTGTGGGAACAGATTTGTCAAAATAGGGAATTCTTCATTCGAAATGAACTCAAATGACCGAATTTCGTCCCATTACCTATATGATTTGGGAAAAGCAGCCCTCCCAAGTGGTCTAGAGCCGCATGTCGGGCTGGACTCAGATACCTGTTTTTCAATAAATTTAACAGTCTAGGGTTTTGCCATCTTTAGGGAAGACCTCCGCTGTTCGAATGTCCGCCGTCTCACCCGTCTTCCATCCGTTCTCCCGGCGCTGATGGAGCGAAAACCGTCTTCTCTTCGAACCAGGCGAACTGAAACACCAGCAACCATTTATCGATTTTGCTCATAAAAGAGGTCTTTTAATGTCGGAAGAAGTGAAGCTAAGTAAACTAGAACAACTGAAGTTGGATAGCCGTCAACTTCGTGGAACGATTGCTGAAGAGTTGGCCAACGATGAGCTCGCCTTTTCTGCGGATGCATCT is part of the Polystyrenella longa genome and harbors:
- the folD gene encoding bifunctional methylenetetrahydrofolate dehydrogenase/methenyltetrahydrofolate cyclohydrolase FolD, which codes for MTAQIIDGKKIAAETRELLAKEVALFHNETGITPHLAAILVGEDPASAVYVRNKERACAKAGMKSTLHKLPSETTEAELLEMIEQFNDDSSVHGILVQLPLPGHIEEQRVLDAVTPLKDVDCFHPENVGLLAQGRPRFQPCTPRGVQVLLEKSGIDVSGKHAVVLGRSEIVGKPMAMLLVQKGPVANATVTICHSRTANLKEVTRQADILVAAIGKPNFVTAEMVKPGAVVMDVGINSVDGKLVGDVDFDQVAPIASSITPVPGGVGPMTIAMLLDNTLTAARIAAKG
- a CDS encoding phosphatidylglycerophosphatase A family protein, translated to MSGSPLNPPPLLWSDKLVLWFGRGFGSGQVWVAPGTFGTLAAFPLIWLLKLAVGEGSYSLSIYYAVATFYFLIGIPICRRCEQLLGKEDPGEIVIDEIAAMLLLFGPLDLDRLNIVTGFVFFRLFDVKKPWPVSWADRRKDPFGIMLDDVLAALYTAGCIWLTQRFIGPEIFDRFSHF